A stretch of Campylobacter showae DNA encodes these proteins:
- a CDS encoding Type 1 glutamine amidotransferase-like domain-containing protein translates to MIEMFLCSYFAGAATLFEDYAKQNIRAKEVLFIPTAANVEEYRDYVDEAKEAFVKMGFEVQILDVSKASEVEAKAKIGAARVLYVSGGNTFYLLRELKKKGLATLITGRVRNGELVYVGESAGAMIAAPSIEYASVMDDAGDYGAAAQTGLDLVKFYPVPHYGEEPFVQSAAEILKAYGGTLNLTPINNAEAIAVHGDKFEILGR, encoded by the coding sequence ATGATCGAGATGTTTTTATGTTCCTATTTTGCGGGCGCGGCGACGCTTTTTGAGGACTATGCGAAGCAAAATATCCGCGCTAAAGAGGTGCTTTTTATCCCGACGGCGGCAAACGTAGAGGAGTACCGAGACTACGTGGACGAGGCGAAAGAGGCGTTTGTCAAAATGGGGTTTGAAGTCCAAATTTTAGACGTTTCAAAAGCGAGCGAGGTCGAAGCAAAGGCAAAGATCGGCGCGGCGAGGGTGCTTTACGTAAGCGGCGGCAACACATTTTATCTTTTGCGCGAGCTCAAAAAGAAAGGTCTAGCAACCCTCATCACCGGTCGCGTCCGAAACGGCGAGCTCGTATACGTGGGCGAGTCGGCGGGCGCGATGATCGCGGCGCCTAGCATAGAGTACGCGAGCGTGATGGACGATGCGGGCGACTACGGAGCTGCGGCGCAAACGGGGCTTGATCTGGTGAAATTTTACCCCGTGCCGCACTACGGTGAGGAGCCGTTCGTGCAAAGCGCGGCTGAAATTTTAAAAGCTTACGGCGGCACGCTAAATTTGACGCCGATAAATAACGCCGAAGCGATCGCGGTGCACGGCGATAAATTTGAAATTTTAGGACGGTAA
- a CDS encoding histidine triad nucleotide-binding protein, with protein MTIFEKIVAGEIPCNKVLENDKFLAFNDINPKAPIHILIIPKKHFENFQEMDGTLMGEMTKFIQEVAVLMGVDKSGYRLVTNCGENGGQEVMHLHFHLLAGAKLGWVDTATDPQSTF; from the coding sequence ATGACGATATTTGAAAAAATCGTAGCGGGCGAAATACCTTGCAACAAAGTACTAGAAAACGACAAATTCCTAGCCTTTAACGACATAAATCCAAAGGCTCCGATTCATATTTTGATCATCCCGAAAAAGCATTTTGAAAATTTCCAGGAGATGGACGGGACGCTGATGGGTGAGATGACGAAATTTATCCAAGAGGTCGCGGTGCTGATGGGCGTGGATAAGAGCGGATACCGCCTAGTTACAAACTGCGGCGAAAATGGCGGTCAAGAGGTCATGCACCTGCACTTTCACTTGCTAGCCGGAGCAAAACTAGGCTGGGTAGATACCGCGACCGATCCGCAAAGCACGTTTTAA
- the pheS gene encoding phenylalanine--tRNA ligase subunit alpha, with product MQEYRESIAKCGNLADLDKIRVALLGKKGAITSEFAKLKDMDEATKKEFAANLNKLRDEFEALLAAKKTELESGEIKAKMKAEAIDITLFNEPSGAGALHPVMATMDKIIEYFMMQNFSLETGPLIEDDFHNFEALNLPKYHPARDMQDTFYFKDFRLLRTHTSPVQVRTMMSKKPPIRMIAPGTVFRRDMDLTHTPMFHQVEGLVVEEGGAVSFANLKSMLENFLKYMFGDVKVRFRPSFFPFTEPSAEVDISCIFCHGDGCRVCKQTGWLEVLGCGVVDPNVFKAVGYKNVSGYAFGLGVERFAMLLHQIPDLRSLFEGDLRLLEQFK from the coding sequence TTGCAAGAGTATAGAGAAAGTATCGCAAAATGCGGGAATTTGGCGGATTTAGACAAGATTCGCGTCGCGCTACTGGGCAAAAAGGGCGCGATCACGTCGGAGTTTGCTAAGCTTAAGGATATGGACGAAGCGACCAAGAAGGAATTTGCGGCAAATTTAAACAAGCTAAGAGACGAATTTGAAGCGCTTTTAGCGGCTAAAAAAACCGAGCTTGAAAGCGGCGAGATAAAAGCCAAGATGAAGGCCGAGGCCATCGATATAACGCTGTTTAACGAGCCTTCGGGTGCCGGCGCACTGCACCCCGTGATGGCTACGATGGATAAGATCATCGAGTACTTTATGATGCAAAATTTCTCGCTCGAGACGGGACCGCTGATAGAAGATGATTTTCATAACTTCGAGGCGCTAAATTTGCCTAAATATCACCCTGCGCGCGATATGCAAGATACGTTTTATTTTAAGGATTTTAGACTCCTTCGCACGCATACTAGCCCGGTGCAGGTGCGCACGATGATGAGCAAGAAGCCGCCGATTCGCATGATAGCGCCGGGAACGGTATTTCGCCGCGATATGGATCTAACGCACACGCCGATGTTTCATCAGGTAGAAGGCCTCGTAGTCGAGGAGGGCGGCGCGGTGAGCTTTGCAAATTTAAAATCAATGCTTGAAAATTTCTTAAAATACATGTTCGGCGACGTTAAAGTGCGCTTTCGCCCTAGCTTTTTTCCGTTTACGGAGCCTAGCGCGGAGGTCGATATCAGCTGTATTTTCTGTCACGGCGACGGATGTCGCGTATGCAAGCAAACGGGCTGGCTCGAGGTACTAGGATGCGGCGTGGTAGATCCGAACGTCTTTAAGGCTGTGGGCTACAAAAACGTGAGCGGATACGCATTTGGGCTTGGAGTCGAGAGATTTGCGATGCTGCTTCATCAAATTCCTGATTTGCGCTCGCTTTTCGAGGGAGATTTAAGATTATTGGAGCAGTTTAAATGA
- the aroA gene encoding 3-phosphoshikimate 1-carboxyvinyltransferase produces the protein MKVYALRTPISASLENIAADKSISHRCAIFSLLSDKPSRVKNYLKAEDTLNTLEIVKNLGAHIEEKEGELIITPSANLKEPSVVLECGNSGTAMRLFMGFLAASEGFFVLSGDEFLNRRPMARVAKPLISVGAKIDGANGGDHAPLAIRGKKLEYFKFDSKIASAQVKSALILAGLKSNGCELSEPELSRDHTERMLKGMGASLQILPCGVKVEPMNAPLKPLEICVPNDPSSAFFFAVAAAIIPNSHIVLKNMLLNKTRVEAFKILAKMGAQVTFKETSGTYESIGEIEIKYAPLKAVDVSENISWLIDEVPALAIAFANAQGTSSVRNAKELRVKESDRIAIMVQGLRKCGLEVEEFEDGFSVKGGEANCAIIDSNGDHRIAMSFAVLGLKCGMVIEKSEFIATSFPNFSGILRQLGASVED, from the coding sequence ATGAAAGTTTACGCATTAAGAACGCCGATAAGCGCGAGCCTGGAAAACATCGCTGCCGATAAATCTATCTCGCATAGATGCGCGATATTTTCGCTTTTAAGCGATAAGCCAAGCCGCGTGAAAAACTATCTAAAGGCCGAGGATACGCTAAATACGCTAGAGATCGTAAAAAATTTGGGCGCGCATATCGAGGAAAAAGAGGGCGAGCTAATCATAACTCCGAGCGCAAATTTAAAAGAGCCTAGCGTTGTTTTAGAGTGCGGAAACTCGGGTACGGCTATGAGGCTTTTTATGGGCTTTTTGGCTGCTAGCGAGGGTTTTTTCGTGCTAAGCGGGGACGAGTTTTTAAATCGTCGTCCGATGGCGCGCGTGGCTAAACCGCTGATCAGCGTCGGCGCTAAGATAGACGGTGCAAACGGCGGAGATCACGCGCCTTTGGCGATCCGCGGCAAGAAGCTGGAGTATTTTAAATTTGATAGCAAAATCGCCTCCGCGCAGGTAAAATCGGCTCTGATTTTGGCGGGACTAAAGTCAAACGGCTGCGAGCTTAGCGAACCCGAGCTTAGTCGCGATCACACCGAGCGCATGCTAAAAGGCATGGGTGCTAGTTTGCAAATTTTACCCTGCGGCGTCAAGGTTGAACCGATGAACGCGCCGCTAAAACCGCTTGAAATTTGCGTTCCAAACGACCCTAGCTCGGCATTTTTCTTTGCCGTAGCCGCAGCGATAATCCCAAATTCCCACATCGTGCTAAAAAATATGCTGTTAAATAAAACACGCGTGGAGGCCTTTAAAATTTTAGCCAAAATGGGCGCGCAAGTAACGTTTAAAGAGACTTCCGGCACATACGAAAGTATCGGCGAGATCGAGATAAAGTACGCGCCGCTAAAGGCTGTGGACGTGAGCGAAAATATCTCGTGGCTGATCGATGAGGTGCCAGCGCTCGCCATCGCATTTGCAAACGCGCAGGGCACGAGTAGCGTGAGAAACGCAAAAGAGCTTCGCGTTAAGGAGAGTGACCGCATCGCGATCATGGTGCAAGGGTTGCGAAAATGCGGACTTGAAGTCGAAGAATTTGAAGACGGCTTTAGTGTAAAAGGCGGCGAGGCAAACTGCGCTATTATAGATAGCAACGGCGATCACCGTATCGCGATGAGTTTCGCGGTGCTTGGGCTAAAATGCGGAATGGTTATAGAAAAGAGCGAATTTATCGCGACTTCGTTTCCAAATTTTAGCGGGATTTTAAGACAACTTGGAGCTAGCGTTGAAGATTGA
- the pheT gene encoding phenylalanine--tRNA ligase subunit beta, with protein MIISRNWLNEWLDISSVTSETLLKTLNSIGLEVDSFKEIRVPKNIVVGYVKSKIKHENAEKLSVCQVDVGGETLQIVCGAKNVEAGQFVPVALSGAVMPSGLEIKRAKLRGVESNGMICSSVELGLVKTNDGIMPLDESIGELKLGKEICEYPLLNDDIIEIELTPNRGDCLSVYGVARDLSAALDLPLKDAARYEEGENLLGIGRILAIHAEENLQSSFQYRAFEIKEYFDENLLMKIRLALIECDKQNRIERLLDYATHSTGVLFSAYDYAKLKKDDERVVFDLQKGANLATEILAGGELLGIGGVYQTDAARLDENSKLIIVEASYTDPEVIATTVYENKQMPRQAQTYRSLRGSEPNVGFGADFLFKQLAALKSVALYAGSQQSVMTREPKVVSFTMSEMQKMIGQEVAQNDVVRILKKLGFSLTFNAEKEGANAKVPLFRHDIVNAQDVCEEIVRMVGIDNIASKPLNFSEANRMNDTFVGYKNALNLRKKAAAAGFFESVHYVFDDASELASLGFAPCKAEIANPINSELNTLRSTLANHLLKSAERNVKNQRKSVKIFEFGSVFSEDGEQSERFGFVASGLTREPSLLNGAKPADIDFLGFATAVRNAVGEFELKVCDDVKYLSEFEQAKIYQNGLCVGYIGRVDVRVEAARDLPRTYLCEIEFEKLKFEGAVVKAYSKFPAISRDLSLIVPKTMKFEAIKECINALKIECLKEFAPVDIYSDEKLGDDVSLSVKFNFQDIQKTLEDEEVAAIMDKILDALKQNLNIGLR; from the coding sequence ATGATAATTTCAAGAAATTGGCTAAATGAATGGCTGGACATCTCAAGCGTAACGAGCGAAACTCTGCTAAAGACGTTAAATTCGATCGGGCTTGAGGTCGATAGCTTTAAAGAGATCAGGGTACCTAAAAACATCGTCGTAGGCTACGTAAAAAGCAAGATAAAACACGAAAACGCCGAGAAACTAAGCGTTTGTCAAGTAGACGTAGGCGGCGAGACGCTACAAATCGTCTGCGGCGCTAAAAACGTCGAGGCCGGACAGTTCGTGCCGGTGGCGCTATCAGGCGCCGTTATGCCAAGCGGCCTAGAGATAAAGAGGGCAAAACTACGCGGCGTCGAGTCAAACGGTATGATTTGTTCATCCGTCGAGCTAGGCCTCGTAAAAACAAACGACGGTATAATGCCGCTGGATGAAAGTATCGGCGAGCTAAAACTTGGTAAGGAAATTTGCGAATATCCGCTACTAAACGACGACATCATCGAGATCGAGCTAACGCCAAACCGCGGCGACTGCCTGAGCGTATACGGCGTAGCGAGGGATCTATCGGCTGCGCTTGATCTGCCGCTAAAAGATGCCGCCAGATACGAAGAGGGTGAAAATTTGCTTGGTATCGGGCGTATTTTAGCTATCCACGCCGAGGAAAATTTACAAAGTAGCTTTCAATACCGAGCCTTTGAGATAAAAGAGTATTTTGACGAAAATTTGCTGATGAAGATCCGTTTGGCGTTGATTGAGTGCGATAAACAAAACCGCATCGAGCGCCTGCTAGACTACGCTACGCATTCAACCGGCGTGCTTTTTAGCGCGTATGACTACGCCAAGCTCAAAAAGGACGACGAGCGTGTGGTTTTTGATCTGCAAAAGGGCGCAAATTTGGCGACTGAAATTTTAGCCGGCGGCGAGCTTTTGGGCATTGGCGGCGTGTATCAGACGGATGCGGCCAGACTTGACGAAAACAGCAAACTAATCATAGTTGAGGCTAGCTACACAGACCCGGAAGTCATCGCGACCACCGTCTACGAGAATAAGCAAATGCCGCGCCAAGCGCAGACTTACCGCTCGCTAAGAGGTAGCGAGCCAAACGTAGGTTTTGGAGCCGATTTTTTATTTAAACAACTAGCCGCGCTAAAATCGGTCGCGCTTTATGCGGGCTCTCAGCAAAGCGTAATGACGCGCGAACCCAAGGTCGTGAGCTTTACGATGAGCGAAATGCAAAAAATGATCGGTCAAGAAGTCGCTCAAAACGACGTCGTAAGGATACTTAAAAAGCTTGGATTTAGCCTAACTTTTAACGCCGAAAAAGAGGGCGCGAATGCCAAAGTTCCGTTATTTCGCCACGATATCGTAAATGCGCAGGACGTGTGCGAGGAGATCGTGCGAATGGTCGGTATCGATAATATCGCCTCAAAGCCGCTAAATTTCAGCGAAGCTAACCGTATGAACGATACCTTTGTAGGCTACAAAAATGCGCTAAATTTGCGTAAAAAAGCCGCTGCGGCCGGATTTTTCGAGAGCGTGCATTATGTATTTGACGATGCGAGCGAGCTAGCCTCGCTCGGTTTTGCGCCTTGCAAAGCCGAGATAGCTAACCCGATAAATAGCGAGCTTAACACGTTAAGGTCGACGCTTGCAAATCACTTGCTAAAATCGGCCGAGCGAAACGTAAAAAATCAGCGAAAATCGGTCAAAATTTTTGAATTCGGTAGCGTATTTAGCGAGGATGGCGAGCAAAGCGAGAGATTTGGCTTCGTAGCTAGCGGACTAACGAGGGAGCCTAGCCTACTAAACGGCGCAAAACCTGCCGATATCGACTTTTTAGGCTTTGCAACGGCCGTTAGAAACGCGGTCGGCGAATTTGAGCTAAAAGTGTGCGACGACGTAAAATATCTAAGCGAATTTGAACAAGCGAAAATCTATCAAAACGGCCTTTGCGTGGGCTATATCGGCCGCGTGGACGTGCGAGTCGAGGCTGCGCGCGACCTACCGCGAACATATCTTTGCGAGATAGAGTTTGAAAAGCTTAAATTTGAAGGCGCGGTCGTCAAGGCTTACTCGAAATTCCCGGCTATCAGTAGAGACCTAAGCCTAATCGTGCCTAAAACCATGAAATTTGAAGCGATAAAAGAGTGCATAAACGCGCTAAAAATCGAGTGCCTAAAAGAATTTGCGCCGGTTGATATATATTCAGACGAAAAGCTCGGAGACGACGTGAGTCTCAGCGTCAAATTTAACTTCCAAGACATACAAAAAACGCTTGAAGACGAGGAAGTAGCGGCGATAATGGATAAAATTTTGGACGCTTTAAAGCAAAATTTAAATATCGGACTAAGATGA
- a CDS encoding 4-hydroxy-3-methylbut-2-enyl diphosphate reductase encodes MKIELASSYGFCFGVKRAIKIAENAKDAVTIGPIIHNNDEINRLNKNFNVKTLEGISEIDGEKKAIIRTHGITKGDLAELKKSDIKVIDATCPFVTKPQQICEKMSKEGYDIVIFGDEKHPEIKGVKSYAIGKVFVVLEESELEGVKLAQKVAVISQTTRKVEKFMQIVNYLMLRVKEVRVFNTICNATFENQEAVKNLAVRADVMVVVGGKNSSNTKQLYLISKTACEDSYLVENELELERAWFEGKNLCGVSAGASTPDWIIQKVIDRLESFQI; translated from the coding sequence TTGAAGATTGAGCTTGCTAGCAGTTACGGATTTTGTTTTGGCGTCAAGCGCGCTATAAAAATCGCCGAAAACGCTAAGGACGCCGTAACTATCGGACCCATCATTCACAATAACGACGAGATAAACCGCCTAAATAAAAATTTTAACGTCAAAACGCTTGAGGGGATAAGCGAAATCGACGGCGAAAAAAAGGCAATCATCCGCACGCACGGTATCACAAAGGGCGACCTAGCCGAGCTAAAAAAAAGCGATATAAAAGTGATCGACGCGACGTGTCCTTTTGTCACCAAACCTCAGCAAATTTGCGAGAAAATGAGCAAAGAGGGCTACGACATCGTGATATTCGGCGATGAAAAACATCCCGAGATAAAGGGCGTGAAATCATATGCCATCGGTAAGGTTTTCGTCGTGCTAGAAGAGAGCGAGCTAGAGGGCGTAAAACTAGCGCAAAAAGTAGCCGTCATCAGTCAAACTACTCGCAAAGTAGAAAAATTTATGCAAATCGTAAATTATTTGATGCTACGCGTAAAAGAGGTACGTGTTTTTAACACGATTTGTAATGCTACTTTTGAAAACCAAGAAGCTGTTAAAAACTTAGCCGTTAGAGCCGACGTGATGGTTGTAGTCGGCGGCAAAAACAGCTCAAATACAAAGCAGCTTTATCTCATCTCAAAAACCGCCTGCGAGGATAGCTATCTCGTGGAAAATGAGTTGGAACTCGAGCGCGCATGGTTTGAAGGGAAAAATCTCTGCGGAGTGAGTGCAGGAGCGTCTACGCCTGATTGGATTATCCAAAAAGTGATTGATAGGCTGGAGAGCTTTCAAATTTAA
- a CDS encoding AAA family ATPase, translating to MIIGILLKNYKIYGGVKYIPVTTNHNFIAYIGDNGVGKSSILEALDTYFNGREWNITKGASTTDANTPYVVIVQLLKKDIVDKIIKENKDIHNDFVGKVKEINAYLWNFESVENDLGSKSTEAKNLVNDLRKIDRSYQESHYLIISGNAYKDDYNAYFGSFDSIIAKLFDIKFNSQKENENKKFREDFKYLNYIAWDYYSYIYMPVEAGIEEFTKLETDNMQKLIGTDIGTKIAKIIGEGNLKGINKDLNNFVDDLEKKLKLYAYKSPSNRINITMKELIDKVIELFFSIRILHKIVDDDKIKAERLSSGEKRQALIDVAAALLDSQIIEHKEVILAIDEPEASLNLSKNFTQFEKLIEISQCKAQVVVTTHWYGFLPVAINANAHFLTKKNASESLEFKFNTFDLYNYREKLRQIRNQDYTQMPSDIQLKSIYDLVQSIVSSVRLDEPYNWLICEGSSDKIYFDFYFKDLVKKNNLRILPVGGASEVIKIYNYLRLPTSEKDNMKGKICCLIDSDGKSEQFICDSSIKNMVAKRILNNSKNQRTSLVDVSSNDYEMKTEIEECLDGTVFIETLKTYTENKHIVAILEDEKNFKDISLNSYFCFNLRDDDRQILKDFFDQDNGYRKIEFAKQYVKIASKKDNFKTPEWIDEIKKWIKE from the coding sequence ATGATTATTGGGATTTTATTAAAGAATTACAAGATATATGGCGGGGTTAAATACATACCAGTTACTACTAATCATAATTTTATAGCATATATTGGTGATAATGGTGTAGGAAAAAGCTCAATTTTAGAAGCGCTTGATACATATTTTAATGGCAGAGAGTGGAATATTACAAAGGGCGCAAGTACTACAGATGCAAATACGCCGTATGTGGTAATTGTACAACTATTAAAAAAGGATATAGTTGATAAAATCATTAAAGAGAACAAAGATATACATAATGACTTTGTTGGCAAAGTAAAGGAGATTAATGCATATTTGTGGAATTTTGAAAGTGTTGAGAATGATCTTGGTAGCAAAAGTACTGAGGCAAAAAATTTGGTTAATGATTTAAGAAAAATTGATCGCTCATATCAAGAAAGTCATTATTTAATCATTTCAGGTAATGCCTATAAGGATGATTATAATGCTTATTTTGGTTCTTTTGATAGCATTATTGCAAAATTGTTTGATATTAAATTTAATAGCCAAAAAGAAAATGAAAATAAAAAATTTAGAGAAGATTTTAAGTATTTAAACTATATTGCTTGGGACTATTACTCATATATTTATATGCCTGTTGAAGCTGGAATAGAAGAGTTTACAAAACTTGAAACTGATAATATGCAAAAATTAATTGGAACAGACATTGGTACTAAAATAGCAAAAATCATTGGAGAGGGAAATTTAAAGGGTATTAATAAAGATTTGAATAATTTTGTCGATGACTTGGAGAAAAAACTTAAGCTTTATGCTTATAAGAGCCCATCAAATAGAATTAATATTACTATGAAAGAATTAATAGATAAGGTAATTGAGTTATTTTTTTCGATAAGAATTTTACACAAAATAGTTGATGACGACAAAATAAAAGCAGAAAGACTAAGTTCAGGAGAAAAAAGACAGGCACTTATAGATGTAGCTGCGGCTTTATTGGACAGTCAAATCATAGAGCATAAAGAGGTTATACTAGCCATAGATGAACCAGAGGCATCTTTGAATCTATCAAAAAATTTTACTCAATTTGAAAAACTAATAGAAATTTCTCAATGCAAAGCACAAGTTGTCGTAACTACTCATTGGTACGGTTTTTTGCCGGTTGCAATTAATGCAAATGCACACTTTCTAACAAAGAAAAATGCAAGTGAGAGTCTTGAATTTAAATTTAATACATTTGATTTATATAATTATAGGGAGAAGTTAAGGCAAATTAGAAATCAAGACTATACTCAAATGCCAAGCGATATCCAGCTTAAAAGCATTTACGATTTAGTTCAATCAATCGTTTCATCGGTAAGGCTTGATGAACCATATAATTGGTTAATTTGTGAGGGCAGTTCCGATAAAATTTATTTTGACTTCTATTTTAAAGACTTGGTGAAAAAGAATAATTTAAGAATATTGCCGGTTGGTGGAGCTTCTGAAGTTATAAAAATTTATAACTATCTAAGGCTACCGACGTCAGAAAAAGACAATATGAAGGGTAAAATATGTTGTTTAATAGATAGTGACGGAAAGAGTGAGCAATTTATTTGCGATAGTAGTATAAAAAATATGGTAGCAAAAAGAATTTTGAATAACAGTAAAAATCAAAGAACATCTTTGGTTGATGTAAGCAGCAATGATTATGAAATGAAAACGGAAATAGAGGAATGTTTGGACGGTACTGTTTTTATTGAAACATTAAAAACGTATACCGAAAATAAACATATCGTAGCCATACTTGAAGATGAAAAGAATTTTAAAGACATATCATTAAATTCGTATTTTTGTTTTAATTTAAGAGATGATGATAGGCAGATATTAAAAGACTTTTTTGATCAAGATAACGGATATAGAAAAATAGAATTTGCTAAACAATATGTTAAAATAGCCTCTAAGAAGGATAATTTTAAAACACCAGAATGGATTGATGAAATTAAAAAATGGATTAAGGAGTAA
- the argH gene encoding argininosuccinate lyase has product MWEGRFSEASSALLEEFNASIGFDRTLWQEDIAGSKAHARMLGTCGILKPEESEKIVVGLDAVFEEIKSGKFEFKTADEDIHMAVEKRLSELIGSDLGGRLHTARSRNDQVALDFRLYVLKSGAQVAEKIRELVEALRDIASEHADTLMPGYTHLQHAQPVSLAYHLLAYAFMFRRDYERFASSRERNNLCPLGSAALAGTPHPINRELVAQELGFAGVTPNAMDSVSDRDFALEILFNVSVLMTHASRLCEELILWSSQEFGFVTISDAYSTGSSIMPQKKNPDVAELIRGKTGRVNGNLVALLTVMKGLPLAYNKDMQEDKEGVFDSVATALASLEILRQMLKTAKFNEQNMLAMTRRGHLTATDLADFLVREKNVPFRQAHFITGKAVAYAENLGLDLSELNAQQLASVDESLGGDAVKFLDLNASKEARKSQGGTANESVAAQIEILNGWLKNQGWLR; this is encoded by the coding sequence ATGTGGGAGGGGCGCTTTAGCGAGGCGAGTTCGGCGCTTTTGGAGGAGTTTAACGCCTCGATCGGCTTTGATAGGACGCTTTGGCAGGAGGATATCGCGGGCAGCAAAGCTCATGCTCGGATGCTAGGTACCTGCGGGATCTTAAAGCCTGAGGAGAGCGAAAAGATCGTCGTGGGGCTTGACGCCGTGTTTGAGGAGATAAAAAGCGGTAAATTTGAGTTTAAAACCGCCGACGAGGACATCCACATGGCGGTCGAAAAGCGCCTAAGCGAGCTTATCGGAAGCGATCTTGGCGGTAGGCTGCACACTGCGCGCAGCAGAAACGATCAAGTCGCGCTTGATTTTCGCCTCTACGTGCTCAAAAGCGGCGCGCAGGTTGCCGAAAAAATCCGCGAGCTAGTAGAGGCTCTGCGAGATATCGCAAGCGAGCACGCAGACACGCTGATGCCAGGCTACACGCACCTTCAGCACGCCCAGCCCGTGAGCCTTGCCTATCATTTGCTCGCTTATGCGTTTATGTTTCGCCGAGACTACGAGCGCTTTGCCAGCTCGCGCGAGCGAAACAACCTCTGTCCGCTGGGCTCCGCCGCGCTTGCCGGCACGCCGCATCCGATAAACCGCGAGCTGGTCGCGCAGGAGCTCGGGTTTGCGGGAGTGACGCCAAACGCAATGGATAGCGTCAGCGACCGCGATTTTGCGCTTGAGATTTTGTTTAACGTAAGCGTGCTGATGACGCATGCATCGCGTCTGTGTGAGGAGCTAATCTTGTGGAGCTCGCAGGAGTTCGGCTTTGTCACGATCAGCGACGCCTACAGCACGGGCAGCTCGATCATGCCGCAGAAGAAAAACCCCGACGTCGCCGAGCTAATACGAGGCAAAACTGGGCGCGTAAACGGCAATCTCGTCGCGCTGCTAACGGTGATGAAGGGCTTGCCGCTAGCATACAACAAGGACATGCAAGAGGATAAGGAGGGGGTTTTTGATAGCGTCGCCACCGCGCTTGCTAGCCTTGAAATTTTAAGACAGATGCTAAAAACGGCTAAATTTAACGAGCAAAATATGCTAGCAATGACGCGCCGAGGGCACCTCACGGCAACCGATCTGGCGGACTTTCTCGTGCGGGAGAAAAACGTACCGTTTCGCCAGGCGCACTTCATCACGGGTAAAGCCGTGGCGTATGCGGAAAATTTGGGTCTGGATTTGAGCGAGCTAAATGCGCAGCAGCTTGCAAGCGTGGATGAGAGCTTGGGCGGCGATGCGGTTAAATTTCTTGATCTAAACGCTTCTAAGGAGGCGCGCAAGTCGCAAGGAGGCACGGCAAATGAGAGCGTCGCCGCGCAGATTGAAATTTTAAACGGGTGGCTGAAAAATCAAGGATGGTTGAGATGA